GGCCAGCTTTTGCTCATACGACTCGGCCATTTGGCGCTTCTGCTCCTCGTGATTTGTCTCGAATTTCAGATTCTGCTCCTTAATCTGCTGCAGCATATCCTTGTAGTTTTGCAATTTCATGGAAAGATGCTTGCACTCTTCGAACTTGGCATTGAACTCCAGCTCACGGGCATCCAACTTTTGCAGCGTGGAAGCcagctcttgttttttgtccGCCAATTGTTTCTCATATCGTTGCTCCGAAGCGATCTTGGCTTCTTCGTACTTTTGGCGATTCAGCCGCAGGAGATCGGTGATAGTGGATTCCTTTTTGGACCACATTTCCTCGTCTATTTTGGCCGAACTTTGGAGGGTCTTAATCTGTGTCTTGCAGGTGGTCAGCTCCATAGTTTTTTCCTTTATAATTTGTTGCAGTTtcttaatttccattttggcaTCGGCCACCACCTGCGATTTGTTATCGGTCTTCCTAAGCGATTGCTGTGCCCGCAAAAGATCTTGTTTAAGCATTGAAATCTCATTCTCTCTAGTCTTCAGTTTCTGCAGCAGTTCCTTTAGCTTCTCCTGCAACTTTTCATCAGTGGTAGCGGAAATGGCCGACTTCTCCATGTGGACAAAACTATACCCAATAAATGGTAAATCCTTGCCACTAAAGTCATTCGACTTCATGTTGGTAGTGAGGGACTTCTTAGCAACTCCCTGTTCCCTGCGAGTCTTGTGACGAATTCCGTCCTCGAAATTGGACGTATCGTCGTCAGACCTAACAGTTGGAATAATGGGAGGAACCTGGGAGCGAATGGATCCCCACGGCACTTCGCTGAAGAAGGGGTGATCTTTAATGCGCTCATAGGACAATCGCTTTGAGGGATTTGTGACCAGTGACTCAATCAGATGTCTATAGTTGACAGACACCTTCAAGTCGGCGGGAAAGCTGATGAGCTCTTTCAGGTGACTCTCTTCGCAGTGGGAGAGGATCTTGGAGTACGTCTCGTGTACATTATCTTCGTGAAAAGGTGTTGTCTCGCATATCAACTCATATCCTATTATACCCATGGACCAATAATCACAGCTGACCTACAAAATGATTTCTTGTTTTAGCTATGGACTTTCGAAACCAAACTCTGCGATCGTACAGTTCTACTCACATCGTGCAACGACTTGGACAGCTTGTAGGTGGATATGGTCTGCAGTAACTCTGGAGCTATGTAATCTGGTGTTCCCACGGGCGACAAACTCAGCACATGGCCATCCCGATCCAGGGCAGCAGCGTTACCGAAATCAGCCAGTTTAATATGTCCAAAACGATCGATCAGTATATTTTCTGGCTTTATATCCCGATGCACATAGCCCATCTCGTGCAATGTGTGCAGGGCCACTGTGAGCTCGGCCAGGTAGAAACGAGCCAAGTCCTCATCGAAAGGTCCATGGCGAGACATCAAGCTGAGAAGATCACCGCCGGGCATATACTCCATGACCAAGTACAGGTTGTCGTTATCCTGAGAGACAAAAGGTAATTCAAATActgaaaaatacaaaagtatgcaaataaCAAACCTGAAAGGCGTACTGCAAATTGATCAGCCATTCGGAATTGCGAATGGACATGATGTCGCGCTCCTCCTTGACTTGAGACGTGGTCACCACCGACTTTTTGATCTTCTTCATGGCGTATATGTCGTTGGTTTGGCGCTCCACCACCAGGTGAACGTTGCCAAAGTATCCTTGACCAATAAGCGTCTTGATGAGGAAGTCATCTGCATTGACCCTGAGTTTGCGGGTCTCCTCTATGATGGGACGAACTGGAGCAAAAAATGGTATTATAATATACTGATTTATATTGATATAATAGCTAGTCATGACCTCGAATGTTACGGATGAATATAACAAACTACAGGTAAGAGGATACCTGATTTAAGTTAGCTAGTAATCTACTGAAATAATTTTGTTGCGGGCTAATTTCAAAAGTGAATAGCATCACCTATAAAACTATCCCACTCAATGGAATAAACCTTATTATTATGGAATATGATCAGCAAAAGTAGACTTTATAACACGACAAGAAAGTAAAAACGGGATTTCTGAGTTCCATGGCTATATAGCTAGGTAGATATGCCATCCTAAAACCCTGCTGACCAGTGCAGTTGACTCACATTTGTTGACAAACTCGGCGATGTTGCGATCGCGCTTCTTCAGAGTGTCCTTGTCGCACTCGTTGTACAGCAGACAGAAGGCGTCCAGGAGTCCCTCGCGGCAGATGGCCTCGGCCACGGCGGCGCTGGTGGTGCTCACGGGAATGATGCTCCTCCTGGTGGGTGTGTGAATACCCGATCCAGCGGCGCTTCCGGCGGGCTTTGCACAGACGCCAGCTCCTTTGCCCAGAATCAGGTTGTTTAATCGCGCCGTGCGCACGCTAATTGGCTCCAGCTTGTGTGGCATGATGGACTCTATTTGGGATTTTTCACATAAATAATACACTTAGAAATGCGTTAAATGCCAGAGCATTTCTTTGCCGTTTTGCTTTGAAAAAAATGCGCCGAGGGAAGCCGAAAAACCAGGGATGCGTGCTCACTTAGCACTGTTGCATTTAGGGTTGCAAGCAGGGTTGCACGGTGGAAACGAATGAATTTGGAATTTTTGTGCACGTAAAGGACTTTATAGAgacttttttgcttttgcgaaaatgcagcagcgttccctttttaattttgccaATTTACGCATAAacagttattattattatttcgctgccgccgccgctgctttCCATCCGCGCTTTCCAACACCGTCGCGGCACTCGCTCGTTTCCATCGTTCATTTTCGACGGGTAGGTTTTCGCAGACGGACGGAGCAAAGATTTGTGCAtcgaaaattgcaattttcacattttgagCCGTGTGTGCAGCACCACAGACATTGGAAAAGCGCTTGCCGCACTTGTGCAAAAACACAGCTCCATCAAGCAAACGCGGCTGGAAGGCGATTGGCCGCTAATTCGCCCTGGAACGGGAAGGCAATTGCGTGTGAAAAAAGTCGGTAAAAAAAAGTACAAGAAGAGCAGAGACTGAAACCGTCGAGAAATCGTTGTCGTCGCGCTCGCTataattgtttgcttttggccagagaAATTCGTGTGCCTGTTGGCAGAAACACTTAATAAAAGTTAATATTTTCGGTGTGAGTGCGCAGTGAAGTACAGAAGAAGTTCAAGATGAGCGGGGGATTGCCGGAGTTGGGCTCCAAAATCAGCCTCATTTCCAAAGCGGACATTCGATACGAGGGCCGCCTGTACACGGTGGATCCGCAGGAGTGCACCATTGCGCTCTCGAGTGGTAAGTATTTAATCCAAAAATCGCCCACGTAATTGCCATTTAGCCccatatatctacatatacgGGATATAAGTGAGTGCCGTAATcttcgccaaaaaaaaaaaaaaagaaatccctGTAAAGAAACGGTTCAtcgcaaaagaaaatggatTCTGTCCATTTCTCTTGTGTGTGGCTCTactctttctttcttttttgttcgtttctttttgttagtttttacAGTAATTTCATACTCTGTGGAGACGGAGAGTGCAATTGCCGCCACCGCTGCGTTCTCTCCATATCCATTTCGCCAGCcgtctctcgctctctctcacttatgctttttgtttgtcatGTTGGCTTTGGCCTGTTTTTGTCTTTGTCTTGTTGTTGTACAGTGTTGCTTTTGCAATTTACATGACACACATACCCGCTCACACAAAGTAACGACACCAGCAAGGCCCccaatgcaatttgtttatttgcaaataCAATTTCGATTTGGCGCCAGATAACGGGATCCATGGGCTCCCGTTACGGATGTCAGTGCCCTGGAAGCCGAAAAGGAGAAACGGAGAACGCACAAATACCGGCAAAACATGCGTTTCCCAGTTGAGGTTAAATTGGAAGCGCAGCCTAACCTTAATGGGTTTACAAGGCTTAATGTTAAATGTGCCAaatgttttgcataaattttaaaacaaatgaaagttatactttcatttaaaacaaGGAAGTTCTACTTGATAGATGCACAACTTTCAAAAACCAGACTTAAAATGCCGGTTATACATTCTTTCAAAAAGGTAGCTCCTAAATTTGTTTCCATTGAAACAAGTTACCAATTCGAAAGTTTCGCTTTGTTGAAGACACATCTAAGAATAATGGAGAAAATGGCTGCTGTGATAAGAAAACTTTGCAGTAGAAATGTCCACCATTGTACCCAAAAACACTTAAAGGTTTAATGTTACGACTTAACCCTTCTTAACCCTCTTTTCTATTCCAGTGCGATCCTTCGGTACTGAAGATCGGGACACCCAGTTCCAGATAGCGCCGCAGTCGCAGATCTACGACTACATCCTCTTCCGTGGCTCGGACATCAAGGACATTCGCGTTGTCAACAACCACACGCTACCGCACCACAATGACCCGGCGATCATGCAGGCGCAGCTCCAGAACGGACCGCCCCAGATGCCGCAGCACTTCCCCATGCCCAGCGGGATGAACGCAccgccgcagcaacagcagcaggtgcCGTCGCAGCAACCGCCCCAGATGCCGGGCGGTGGAGgcagtggtggtgctggcggtggAGGAGCTCCTGGCGGAGGCGGACCCGGCTACGGCAATGGCAATCCGTTCGGCAACCTGGGCGGTCCCAATCTGGCCAATATCGTGGGCAGTGCGGGCGGATCACTTGCACCCGGTTCCGGAGCTCCGGGCAGCGGACCGTTCATGCACATTGGTGGCAACCAACCACAGCAGAAGCctcagcagcagaaacagccAAGTGAGTTTGGTTAGAGCACAGTTATTACAAGTTGAATTTTCTATTAAATATCAGCTAGATTTATGTTTGCGCCACTGATCTTAAATcaaagttttctgttttttgcatacataatatatttaaattttctcatttttattttttttttttatacctAAAACCGCATGTtccgaaaatattttgagaTATGGTTCATTTTGTGCTTTTATCCGATAAGAGAGCAATGTCGATTCCATTGAAAATGGCACATACTTTGTGCCAAAAGGCAGTTAAAAAtgaacttttaaaaataatttgttgatATCCAAAGTTTTTATTGCTGTACATACATTGTGCGGCAGTATTAATTTCATTGAGATTGGTTGAGTTGAGGCTTTATCTTATCTGAAATTTCGAAAACCCAGCCCTTTAATAAGTTTATGACACCTCTTAATATATCAACAAAAacgtattattttattgctgtgattttgcaatattttacACATGTACTTGTTTGGACTAATGTTTTTGGTGCCCACACGCATTACTCTCTCCCTTTCGTCCTCGTTGCGTCCTCTATATGTGTACAGTTTCCGTTCTAGACATGCTGGCCGGAGCCTCGCGCTCGACGACGCCCATTAGCCTGATTGTGAGTCCCACGGCGGAGCtgacccagcagcagcagctgcaccagCAACAGAACGCTGGCCAGGGTGGCAACGGACGCGATGCAGGACATAAGCGCCAGAACCACcagaatcagcagcagcagtcgcagcagcggGGCGGTCCCAGCGGTCACAacaacatgcagcagcagcaacgcgGCGGCAGTGGAACGGACTTCTAtaaccagcagcaccagcagcggGATCGTCGTGACTCCGGCCGTCAAATGGACAACAACTTCAGCAACAACTATAACAATAATCAGCGCAATCGCGGCGGCGGCAATGGaatgcaacaacagcagcgagGAGGAAatggcggcggtggaggaggcggcggaaACGGAGGTGGAAACAACCCGGCCTGGAACATGCACCGCGGCAACCAGAACTCGAACAACATGATGAACATGCGCAACCGCGGCATGGGAAACCGCGGCCCCATGCGACCCAATCAGGTACACCTGCTGATGACTCAAAGTGCTTTAGATGGTTGATTAACCCCTGGCGATTTCATTTTGCAGGGCTATCGTCCGCAGTCGGCCAATAACCAGAACAAGCCCCGCAACAAGATCAAGTTCGAGGG
This genomic interval from Drosophila teissieri strain GT53w chromosome 3L, Prin_Dtei_1.1, whole genome shotgun sequence contains the following:
- the LOC122618167 gene encoding protein LSM14 homolog B isoform X7, whose amino-acid sequence is MSGGLPELGSKISLISKADIRYEGRLYTVDPQECTIALSSVRSFGTEDRDTQFQIAPQSQIYDYILFRGSDIKDIRVVNNHTLPHHNDPAIMQAQLQNGPPQMPQHFPMPSGMNAPPQQQQQVPSQQPPQMPGGGGSGGAGGGGAPGGGGPGYGNGNPFGNLGGPNLANIVGSAGGSLAPGSGAPGSGPFMHIGGNQPQQKPQQQKQPNMLAGASRSTTPISLIVSPTAELTQQQQLHQQQNAGQGGNGRDAGHKRQNHQNQQQQSQQRGGPSGHNNMQQQQRGGSGTDFYNQQHQQRDRRDSGRQMDNNFSNNYNNNQRNRGGGNGMQQQQRGGNGGGGGGGGNGGGNNPAWNMHRGNQNSNNMMNMRNRGMGNRGPMRPNQGYRPQSANNQNKPRNKIKFEGDFDFEQANNKFEELRSQLAKLKVAEDGAPKPATNATATTTTATNEQLNGETDKKDDSGNETGAGEHEPEEDDVAVCYDKTKSFFDNISCEAAQDRSKNKKNDWRQERKLNTETFGVSSTRRGSYRGRNHYYNNNGNMGGAGNGGMNSGYGGAPGYNRNNYRMGGGGGGNFRNRSNNRNNGGGRGGNGMPNITNGNTAAALKAANNAGHGSNATDSNAPNATTTTTKSTSLLPETQQVAAVCK
- the LOC122618167 gene encoding protein LSM14 homolog B isoform X6, whose translation is MSGGLPELGSKISLISKADIRYEGRLYTVDPQECTIALSSVRSFGTEDRDTQFQIAPQSQIYDYILFRGSDIKDIRVVNNHTLPHHNDPAIMQAQLQNGPPQMPQHFPMPSGMNAPPQQQQQVPSQQPPQMPGGGGSGGAGGGGAPGGGGPGYGNGNPFGNLGGPNLANIVGSAGGSLAPGSGAPGSGPFMHIGGNQPQQKPQQQKQPISVLDMLAGASRSTTPISLIVSPTAELTQQQQLHQQQNAGQGGNGRDAGHKRQNHQNQQQQSQQRGGPSGHNNMQQQQRGGSGTDFYNQQHQQRDRRDSGRQMDNNFSNNYNNNQRNRGGGNGMQQQQRGGNGGGGGGGGNGGGNNPAWNMHRGNQNSNNMMNMRNRGMGNRGPMRPNQGYRPQSANNQNKPRNKIKFEGDFDFEQANNKFEELRSQLAKLKVAEDGAPKPATNATATTTTATNEQLNGETDKKDDSGNETGAGEHEPEEDDVAVCYDKTKSFFDNISCEAAQDRSKNKKNDWRQERKLNTETFGVSSTRRGSYRGRNHYYNNNGNMGGAGNGGMNSGYGGAPGYNRNNYRMGGGGGGNFRNRSNNRNNGGGRGGNGMPNITNGNTAAALKAANNAGHGSNATDSNAPNATTTTTKSTSLLPETQQVAAVCK
- the LOC122618167 gene encoding protein LSM14 homolog B isoform X5, with amino-acid sequence MSGGLPELGSKISLISKADIRYEGRLYTVDPQECTIALSSVRSFGTEDRDTQFQIAPQSQIYDYILFRGSDIKDIRVVNNHTLPHHNDPAIMQAQLQNGPPQMPQHFPMPSGMNAPPQQQQQVPSQQPPQMPGGGGSGGAGGGGAPGGGGPGYGNGNPFGNLGGPNLANIVGSAGGSLAPGSGAPGSGPFMHIGGNQPQQKPQQQKQPISVLDMLAGASRSTTPISLIVSPTAELTQQQQLHQQQNAGQGGNGRDAGHKRQNHQNQQQQSQQRGGPSGHNNMQQQQRGGSGTDFYNQQHQQRDRRDSGRQMDNNFSNNYNNNQRNRGGGNGMQQQQRGGNGGGGGGGGNGGGNNPAWNMHRGNQNSNNMMNMRNRGMGNRGPMRPNQGYRPQSANNQNKPRNKIKFEGDFDFEQANNKFEELRSQLAKLKVAEDGAPKPATNATATTTTATNEQLNGETDKKDDSGNETGAGEHEPEEDDVAVCYDKTKSFFDNISCEAAQDRSKNKKNDWRQERKLNTETFGVSSTRRGSYRGRNHYYNNNGNMGGAGNGGMNSGYGGAPGYNRNNYRMGGGGGGNFRNRSNNRNNGGGRGGNGMPNITNGNTAAALKAANNAGHGSNATDSNAPNATTTTTKSTSLLPETQQVAAVSQ
- the LOC122618167 gene encoding protein LSM14 homolog B isoform X3 — encoded protein: MSGGLPELGSKISLISKADIRYEGRLYTVDPQECTIALSSVRSFGTEDRDTQFQIAPQSQIYDYILFRGSDIKDIRVVNNHTLPHHNDPAIMQAQLQNGPPQMPQHFPMPSGMNAPPQQQQQVPSQQPPQMPGGGGSGGAGGGGAPGGGGPGYGNGNPFGNLGGPNLANIVGSAGGSLAPGSGAPGSGPFMHIGGNQPQQKPQQQKQPNMLAGASRSTTPISLIVSPTAELTQQQQLHQQQNAGQGGNGRDAGHKRQNHQNQQQQSQQRGGPSGHNNMQQQQRGGSGTDFYNQQHQQRDRRDSGRQMDNNFSNNYNNNQRNRGGGNGMQQQQRGGNGGGGGGGGNGGGNNPAWNMHRGNQNSNNMMNMRNRGMGNRGPMRPNQGYRPQSANNQNKPRNKIKFEGDFDFEQANNKFEELRSQLAKLKVAEDGAPKPATNATATTTTATNEQVGEKVEGVHTLNGETDKKDDSGNETGAGEHEPEEDDVAVCYDKTKSFFDNISCEAAQDRSKNKKNDWRQERKLNTETFGVSSTRRGSYRGRNHYYNNNGNMGGAGNGGMNSGYGGAPGYNRNNYRMGGGGGGNFRNRSNNRNNGGGRGGNGMPNITNGNTAAALKAANNAGHGSNATDSNAPNATTTTTKSTSLLPETQQVAAVSQ
- the LOC122618167 gene encoding protein LSM14 homolog B isoform X2: MSGGLPELGSKISLISKADIRYEGRLYTVDPQECTIALSSVRSFGTEDRDTQFQIAPQSQIYDYILFRGSDIKDIRVVNNHTLPHHNDPAIMQAQLQNGPPQMPQHFPMPSGMNAPPQQQQQVPSQQPPQMPGGGGSGGAGGGGAPGGGGPGYGNGNPFGNLGGPNLANIVGSAGGSLAPGSGAPGSGPFMHIGGNQPQQKPQQQKQPISVLDMLAGASRSTTPISLIVSPTAELTQQQQLHQQQNAGQGGNGRDAGHKRQNHQNQQQQSQQRGGPSGHNNMQQQQRGGSGTDFYNQQHQQRDRRDSGRQMDNNFSNNYNNNQRNRGGGNGMQQQQRGGNGGGGGGGGNGGGNNPAWNMHRGNQNSNNMMNMRNRGMGNRGPMRPNQGYRPQSANNQNKPRNKIKFEGDFDFEQANNKFEELRSQLAKLKVAEDGAPKPATNATATTTTATNEQVGEKVEGVHTLNGETDKKDDSGNETGAGEHEPEEDDVAVCYDKTKSFFDNISCEAAQDRSKNKKNDWRQERKLNTETFGVSSTRRGSYRGRNHYYNNNGNMGGAGNGGMNSGYGGAPGYNRNNYRMGGGGGGNFRNRSNNRNNGGGRGGNGMPNITNGNTAAALKAANNAGHGSNATDSNAPNATTTTTKSTSLLPETQQVAAVCK
- the LOC122618167 gene encoding protein LSM14 homolog B isoform X1; the encoded protein is MSGGLPELGSKISLISKADIRYEGRLYTVDPQECTIALSSVRSFGTEDRDTQFQIAPQSQIYDYILFRGSDIKDIRVVNNHTLPHHNDPAIMQAQLQNGPPQMPQHFPMPSGMNAPPQQQQQVPSQQPPQMPGGGGSGGAGGGGAPGGGGPGYGNGNPFGNLGGPNLANIVGSAGGSLAPGSGAPGSGPFMHIGGNQPQQKPQQQKQPISVLDMLAGASRSTTPISLIVSPTAELTQQQQLHQQQNAGQGGNGRDAGHKRQNHQNQQQQSQQRGGPSGHNNMQQQQRGGSGTDFYNQQHQQRDRRDSGRQMDNNFSNNYNNNQRNRGGGNGMQQQQRGGNGGGGGGGGNGGGNNPAWNMHRGNQNSNNMMNMRNRGMGNRGPMRPNQGYRPQSANNQNKPRNKIKFEGDFDFEQANNKFEELRSQLAKLKVAEDGAPKPATNATATTTTATNEQVGEKVEGVHTLNGETDKKDDSGNETGAGEHEPEEDDVAVCYDKTKSFFDNISCEAAQDRSKNKKNDWRQERKLNTETFGVSSTRRGSYRGRNHYYNNNGNMGGAGNGGMNSGYGGAPGYNRNNYRMGGGGGGNFRNRSNNRNNGGGRGGNGMPNITNGNTAAALKAANNAGHGSNATDSNAPNATTTTTKSTSLLPETQQVAAVSQ
- the LOC122618167 gene encoding protein LSM14 homolog B isoform X4, with the protein product MSGGLPELGSKISLISKADIRYEGRLYTVDPQECTIALSSVRSFGTEDRDTQFQIAPQSQIYDYILFRGSDIKDIRVVNNHTLPHHNDPAIMQAQLQNGPPQMPQHFPMPSGMNAPPQQQQQVPSQQPPQMPGGGGSGGAGGGGAPGGGGPGYGNGNPFGNLGGPNLANIVGSAGGSLAPGSGAPGSGPFMHIGGNQPQQKPQQQKQPNMLAGASRSTTPISLIVSPTAELTQQQQLHQQQNAGQGGNGRDAGHKRQNHQNQQQQSQQRGGPSGHNNMQQQQRGGSGTDFYNQQHQQRDRRDSGRQMDNNFSNNYNNNQRNRGGGNGMQQQQRGGNGGGGGGGGNGGGNNPAWNMHRGNQNSNNMMNMRNRGMGNRGPMRPNQGYRPQSANNQNKPRNKIKFEGDFDFEQANNKFEELRSQLAKLKVAEDGAPKPATNATATTTTATNEQVGEKVEGVHTLNGETDKKDDSGNETGAGEHEPEEDDVAVCYDKTKSFFDNISCEAAQDRSKNKKNDWRQERKLNTETFGVSSTRRGSYRGRNHYYNNNGNMGGAGNGGMNSGYGGAPGYNRNNYRMGGGGGGNFRNRSNNRNNGGGRGGNGMPNITNGNTAAALKAANNAGHGSNATDSNAPNATTTTTKSTSLLPETQQVAAVCK